A part of Verrucomicrobium sp. genomic DNA contains:
- the purD gene encoding phosphoribosylamine--glycine ligase produces the protein MKVLVIGSGGREHAIAWHARKDPRVTGLFIAPGNAGTAQLGTNLPIAANDLPGLLAWAEKERPDWTIVGPEEPLCLGVVDRFAEKGLAAFGPNQSAARLEGSKAFAKRLFLKHRLPTAAGAIFSDPLEAYAHSQKAPYPQVIKADGLAAGKGVVIAKNPDEAAKAIYRIMERRAFGDAGREVVIEECLTGPEISVLAVTDGKTYQLLPLAQDHKRVGDGDTGPNTGGMGAYAPARFLDEATRRRIEEEVLAPLLAALPKEGIDYKGILYAGLMLTPTGPQLLEINCRLGDPETQVILPLLETPLVDIAAAVARGELGSLELRFNDLSALGVVAAAPGYPEAPRLDGPIEGIDLPATGNRYVFHAGTGTKGGRTVTRGGRVATAVAWDRDLETARRHAYELVEGIGFAGKVFRRDIGARAQQKT, from the coding sequence ATGAAGGTCCTGGTCATCGGCTCCGGGGGGCGGGAGCACGCCATCGCCTGGCACGCGCGGAAAGACCCGCGCGTCACCGGGCTTTTCATCGCCCCGGGCAACGCGGGCACCGCCCAGCTGGGCACGAACCTCCCCATCGCCGCCAACGACCTGCCCGGCCTCCTGGCCTGGGCGGAAAAGGAGCGGCCGGACTGGACCATCGTCGGGCCGGAGGAGCCGCTCTGCCTCGGCGTCGTCGACCGCTTCGCGGAAAAGGGCCTGGCCGCCTTCGGCCCCAACCAAAGCGCCGCGCGGCTGGAGGGAAGCAAGGCCTTCGCCAAGCGCCTCTTCCTCAAGCACCGCCTGCCCACCGCCGCCGGCGCGATCTTTTCCGACCCCCTGGAAGCCTACGCGCACAGCCAAAAGGCCCCCTACCCGCAGGTCATCAAGGCCGACGGGCTGGCGGCGGGCAAGGGCGTCGTCATCGCCAAGAACCCGGACGAGGCGGCCAAGGCCATCTACCGGATCATGGAGCGCCGCGCCTTCGGCGACGCGGGCCGGGAAGTCGTCATCGAGGAATGCCTCACCGGGCCGGAGATCTCCGTCCTGGCCGTCACCGACGGGAAAACCTACCAGCTCCTCCCCCTGGCGCAGGACCACAAGCGCGTGGGCGACGGCGACACCGGCCCGAACACCGGCGGCATGGGCGCCTACGCGCCCGCCCGCTTCCTGGACGAGGCCACGCGCCGCCGCATCGAGGAAGAGGTCCTGGCCCCCCTCCTGGCCGCGCTGCCGAAGGAAGGGATCGACTACAAGGGGATCCTCTACGCCGGCCTCATGCTGACGCCGACCGGCCCGCAGCTCCTGGAGATCAACTGCCGCCTAGGCGATCCGGAGACGCAGGTCATCCTCCCCCTTTTGGAAACGCCGCTGGTCGACATCGCCGCCGCCGTCGCCCGCGGGGAGCTGGGCTCCCTGGAACTGCGCTTCAACGACCTGAGCGCCCTGGGCGTCGTCGCCGCCGCCCCCGGCTACCCGGAAGCGCCCCGCCTCGACGGGCCGATCGAAGGCATCGACCTTCCCGCCACCGGCAACCGCTACGTCTTCCACGCCGGCACCGGCACCAAGGGAGGCCGGACCGTCACCCGCGGCGGCCGCGTCGCCACCGCCGTGGCGTGGGACCGGGACCTTGAAACCGCCCGCCGCCACGCCTATGAGTTGGTGGAAGGCATCGGCTTCGCGGGGAAAGTCTTCCGCCGCGACATCGGCGCCCGCGCCCAGCAAAAAACGTGA
- the htpX gene encoding protease HtpX gives MKRILLFILTNIAILAAITIVTRLLGVDHWLYANGISYTELLGFSLVCGFTGSFISLAMSKWMAKMAYQIQVIEKPSSEAEQWLVDTVRSQAAKARIAMPEVGIYDSPEANAFATGPSRSNSLVAVSTGLLHTMTREEVTGVLAHEITHVSNGDMVTMTLLQGILNTFVIFLSRVFAFFLDRALSGGREERGEGIGFFLASLAFQILFGFLASLVIYAYSRAREYRADAGSAALEGKGPMLAALRRLKEITEVQVAAGAPVVDNRAPAFNAFKINGAPRHASLFADHPSLDDRIAALEKLPS, from the coding sequence ATGAAACGCATCCTCCTTTTCATCCTCACCAACATCGCCATCCTGGCGGCGATCACCATCGTGACCCGCCTCCTGGGGGTCGACCACTGGCTCTACGCCAACGGCATCAGCTACACGGAACTCCTCGGCTTCTCCCTGGTCTGCGGCTTCACCGGCAGCTTCATCTCCCTGGCCATGTCCAAGTGGATGGCCAAGATGGCCTACCAGATCCAGGTGATCGAAAAGCCCTCCAGCGAGGCCGAGCAGTGGCTCGTCGACACCGTCCGCAGCCAGGCCGCCAAGGCCCGCATCGCCATGCCGGAAGTGGGCATCTACGACAGCCCGGAGGCCAACGCCTTCGCCACCGGCCCCTCCCGCAGCAATTCCCTGGTGGCGGTCAGCACCGGCCTCCTCCACACCATGACCCGGGAGGAAGTGACCGGCGTCCTGGCCCATGAGATCACCCACGTCTCCAACGGCGACATGGTGACCATGACCCTTCTCCAGGGCATCCTGAACACCTTCGTCATCTTCCTCTCCCGCGTCTTCGCCTTCTTCCTGGACCGCGCCCTTTCCGGCGGCCGCGAGGAGCGGGGGGAAGGGATCGGCTTCTTCCTGGCCAGCCTGGCCTTCCAGATCCTCTTCGGCTTCCTGGCTAGCCTGGTCATCTACGCCTACTCCCGCGCCCGCGAATACCGGGCCGATGCCGGCTCCGCCGCGCTGGAAGGGAAAGGGCCGATGCTGGCCGCGCTGCGCCGCCTGAAGGAGATCACCGAGGTGCAGGTGGCGGCGGGCGCGCCCGTGGTCGACAACCGCGCCCCGGCCTTCAACGCCTTCAAGATCAACGGCGCCCCGCGCCACGCCTCCCTCTTCGCCGACCACCCGTCGCTCGACGACCGGATCGCGGCGCTGGAGAAGCTGCCTAGCTAA
- a CDS encoding S41 family peptidase: protein MRTSAGNSSACPASASSPRRKRKAPRPPAPTSCPAASATGAPPAWPRPTGGWPRLSRQLREWNQGGPERAINGLILDLRGTTAPSDFAGAARLAALLMRPEKALFTVDGPQTILKSYKTQASDEAATVYDGPLVVLVDAGTRGAAEALADVLRRERNAILVGQATPGEAALFGDFRLDESRVLHMPVAAVRRPDDHPFLGEPITPDIAVSVTPEEERLALAQLDTTSPAEVIASTSAPPEVNETILARDQSPQAEAIRRAGRKSPAAAESKPLAPKDIILLQAVDALKAITVLPTFSRPAAE from the coding sequence ATGAGAACATCGGCCGGGAACTCTTCCGCCTGCCCGGCGTCCGCATCGTCCCCGCGGCGGAAAAGGAAAGCGCCCCGACCACCCGCACCAACCTCCTGCCCGGCCGCATCGGCTACTGGCGCGCCCCCGGCCTGGCCGCGCCCAACGGGCGGCTGGCCGCGCCTCTCCCGCCAGCTGCGGGAATGGAACCAGGGCGGCCCGGAGCGGGCCATCAACGGCCTGATCCTCGACCTGCGGGGCACCACCGCCCCGTCCGACTTCGCCGGAGCCGCCCGCCTGGCCGCCCTCCTCATGCGCCCGGAAAAGGCCCTCTTCACCGTCGACGGCCCGCAGACCATTCTGAAGTCCTACAAGACCCAGGCCTCCGACGAGGCGGCCACCGTCTACGACGGCCCTCTCGTCGTCCTCGTCGACGCGGGCACGCGCGGCGCGGCGGAGGCGCTGGCCGACGTGCTGCGCCGGGAACGGAACGCCATCCTCGTCGGCCAGGCCACGCCGGGGGAGGCCGCCCTCTTCGGCGACTTCCGGCTGGACGAAAGCCGGGTCCTCCACATGCCGGTGGCCGCCGTCCGCCGCCCGGACGACCACCCCTTCCTGGGCGAGCCGATCACCCCGGACATCGCCGTCAGCGTGACGCCGGAAGAAGAGCGCCTGGCCCTGGCCCAACTCGACACCACCTCCCCCGCCGAGGTCATCGCCTCCACCTCCGCCCCGCCGGAGGTCAACGAGACCATCCTGGCCCGCGACCAGAGCCCGCAGGCGGAAGCCATCCGCCGGGCGGGCAGAAAATCCCCGGCCGCGGCCGAATCCAAACCCCTGGCGCCCAAGGACATCATCCTTCTCCAGGCCGTCGACGCCCTCAAGGCGATCACCGTCCTCCCCACCTTCTCCCGGCCCGCCGCGGAGTAG
- a CDS encoding DJ-1/PfpI family protein — protein sequence MPSALVILAPGFEEIEGITVIDILRRAEFTVTAAGLVPGVITAARGTRHLADVDLNEVLRNDFDVVVLPGGGPGTAHLKVDDRVKAVLERQAAADRWVAALCAAPTVLLEHGFFPDAPLTCHPSEQAKVPPARLRGTQRVVVSGKLITGLAAGAALEFSYEIVRRLLGEEAVRKVNQGVCAQGHRNPVLGGGFHHTAIQVRNYDETIAFYKKLGFTEKVAWKHDARRAAMLDSGDGNYLEVFEREARLGEIPAEGGILHFALRTPDVDAAHAAALAAGATEQRAPADVTIPNEAYPVPVRISFVKAPGGEVVEFFQNELT from the coding sequence ATGCCTTCCGCCCTGGTCATTCTGGCCCCCGGTTTCGAGGAGATCGAGGGGATCACTGTCATCGACATCCTGCGCCGCGCTGAATTTACGGTGACGGCGGCGGGCCTGGTCCCCGGCGTCATCACCGCCGCGCGCGGCACGCGCCACTTGGCGGACGTCGACCTCAACGAAGTCCTGCGGAACGACTTCGACGTCGTCGTCCTCCCCGGCGGCGGACCCGGCACCGCCCACCTGAAGGTCGACGACCGTGTGAAGGCCGTCCTGGAGCGGCAGGCCGCCGCGGATCGCTGGGTGGCCGCCCTCTGCGCCGCGCCCACGGTCCTTTTGGAACACGGCTTTTTTCCCGACGCGCCGCTCACCTGCCATCCCTCCGAGCAGGCGAAGGTGCCGCCCGCCCGGCTCCGGGGCACACAGCGCGTCGTCGTCTCCGGCAAGCTCATCACCGGCCTGGCGGCGGGCGCGGCATTGGAGTTTTCCTACGAGATCGTCCGGCGCCTCCTGGGGGAGGAGGCCGTCCGCAAGGTCAACCAGGGCGTCTGCGCCCAGGGCCACCGCAATCCCGTGCTGGGCGGCGGTTTCCACCACACCGCCATCCAGGTGCGGAATTACGACGAGACGATCGCATTCTACAAGAAGCTGGGCTTCACCGAGAAGGTCGCCTGGAAGCACGACGCCCGCCGGGCGGCGATGCTCGACAGCGGCGACGGCAACTACCTGGAAGTCTTCGAGCGGGAGGCCCGGCTGGGCGAGATTCCGGCGGAAGGAGGAATCCTCCACTTCGCCCTCCGCACGCCGGACGTCGACGCCGCCCACGCGGCCGCCCTGGCGGCGGGGGCGACGGAGCAGCGCGCGCCCGCCGACGTGACGATCCCGAACGAGGCCTACCCCGTCCCCGTCCGCATCTCCTTCGTGAAGGCCCCGGGCGGCGAGGTGGTCGAGTTCTTCCAGAACGAGCTGACCTAG
- the pgsA gene encoding CDP-diacylglycerol--glycerol-3-phosphate 3-phosphatidyltransferase: MHRFRVALNLPNQLTLGRLGLCVFFVAAMSFDFPYSRTLALAIFVVASLTDWLDGALARRYGLITDLGKLLDPLADKILISAAFIGLMGDQVGAPMWVVVTIIAREFLITGLRIVAANQGFIMAAERAGKHKTVSQMAFVTVALILESADELGIGESHFLSLLDFVQPLLLWITLGITVGSGAIYFYKNRGLFADAAETEESSRPAFKEWRSVVAALAKGEQAVILRKGGIAEGKSGFQPVHERFWLLPTRFHEEEGKLKPGAVLPPEHAADEAPVTLSAWAEVAEVRYLTRWEEVEALAPFHHWTTEAMRERFDWKEPGLHCFVLRVYRLDEPVTVPWQKNFGGCRSWTEAPADWAGRPSVPAMDEAAFAALRQRVNGAVATPVS; this comes from the coding sequence ATGCACCGTTTCCGCGTCGCCCTGAACCTGCCGAACCAGCTCACCCTGGGGCGGCTCGGCCTTTGCGTCTTCTTCGTCGCGGCGATGTCGTTCGACTTTCCCTACAGCCGCACCCTGGCCCTGGCCATCTTCGTCGTCGCCAGCCTGACAGACTGGCTCGACGGCGCGCTGGCTCGCCGCTACGGCCTCATCACCGACCTGGGAAAGCTCCTCGATCCCCTGGCGGACAAGATCCTCATCAGCGCCGCCTTCATCGGCCTCATGGGGGACCAGGTCGGCGCGCCCATGTGGGTCGTCGTCACCATCATCGCGCGGGAATTCCTCATCACCGGCCTGCGCATCGTCGCCGCCAACCAGGGCTTCATCATGGCCGCCGAGCGGGCGGGCAAGCACAAGACCGTCTCCCAGATGGCCTTCGTCACCGTCGCCCTCATCCTGGAAAGCGCGGACGAGCTGGGCATCGGCGAGAGCCACTTCCTCTCCCTCCTCGACTTCGTCCAGCCGCTCCTCCTCTGGATCACCCTGGGCATCACCGTCGGCTCCGGGGCGATTTATTTCTACAAGAACCGCGGCCTCTTCGCCGACGCGGCGGAGACGGAGGAATCCTCCCGCCCCGCCTTCAAGGAATGGCGCTCCGTCGTCGCCGCCCTCGCCAAGGGGGAACAGGCCGTCATTCTGCGCAAGGGAGGCATCGCGGAGGGGAAAAGCGGCTTCCAGCCCGTCCACGAGCGCTTCTGGCTCCTGCCCACCCGCTTCCATGAGGAAGAGGGCAAGCTGAAGCCCGGCGCCGTCCTCCCTCCGGAGCACGCCGCTGACGAGGCCCCCGTCACCCTCTCCGCCTGGGCGGAGGTGGCCGAGGTCCGCTACCTGACCCGCTGGGAAGAGGTCGAGGCCCTGGCCCCGTTCCATCACTGGACCACCGAGGCGATGCGCGAGCGGTTCGATTGGAAAGAGCCCGGCCTCCACTGCTTCGTCCTGCGCGTATACCGCCTGGACGAGCCGGTCACCGTTCCTTGGCAGAAGAATTTCGGCGGCTGCCGTTCCTGGACGGAAGCGCCCGCCGACTGGGCCGGGCGCCCTTCCGTTCCCGCGATGGATGAGGCCGCCTTCGCCGCCCTGCGCCAGCGCGTGAACGGAGCGGTCGCCACGCCCGTTTCTTAA